In Synechococcus sp. PCC 6312, one genomic interval encodes:
- a CDS encoding single-stranded DNA-binding protein yields the protein MNSCVLMAEIIEPPELRYTQDNQTPIATMIVQFPGQRAEDPPETLKVIGWGNLAQQMQDQCKLQDRLLIEGRLNMNTWERPEGFKEKRAELTASKIHWLTGDGQIVTRQAEPASLTSKPASAVTPASPPPVAAAAPARSSTPVPPPPATPTRPLAEPDLPPDDLPF from the coding sequence ATGAATAGTTGTGTCTTAATGGCAGAAATCATTGAACCGCCAGAACTACGCTATACCCAAGATAATCAAACTCCCATTGCAACGATGATCGTTCAGTTTCCGGGGCAACGGGCCGAAGACCCTCCCGAAACCCTCAAGGTAATTGGCTGGGGTAATTTAGCTCAACAAATGCAAGACCAATGCAAGCTCCAAGATCGCCTCTTAATTGAAGGGCGGCTGAACATGAATACCTGGGAACGACCGGAAGGCTTCAAGGAAAAGCGGGCTGAACTGACGGCAAGTAAGATTCATTGGTTGACGGGGGATGGCCAAATTGTCACCCGCCAGGCCGAACCCGCTTCTCTCACTAGTAAACCTGCATCTGCGGTCACGCCCGCCTCTCCTCCCCCGGTGGCCGCTGCTGCTCCTGCTCGCTCTAGTACACCCGTCCCCCCCCCACCAGCCACCCCAACTCGTCCTTTGGCTGAACCAGATTTACCCCCAGATGATTTGCCTTTTTAA
- a CDS encoding DUF2232 domain-containing protein, whose product MSSLPPTPEDGDDSFLDDQDWSGPELSTATISDPDYAQALIRQQIQRTLVITETAFLASAAALIWLINFYVPAGPLLRIFFPIPVALIYLRWHRRAAWMGAIVSALLLSVLMGPPRSLQYLLPHGILGVVLGGLWKQKAPWHISLFWGAVLGSIGFFFQILVVSALLGENLWIYVNQQVTSFLDWALVQLGILLIPSFGLVQATAVVLVFCQSYVYALIVHMVAWRLLARLGNPIPDPPAWLEAVLVDRDV is encoded by the coding sequence ATGAGTTCCCTGCCCCCCACGCCGGAGGATGGAGATGATTCTTTTCTGGATGATCAGGATTGGTCTGGCCCAGAACTCAGTACCGCAACCATTTCCGACCCAGACTATGCCCAGGCCTTGATTCGTCAACAGATTCAACGCACCCTGGTTATTACCGAAACTGCCTTTTTAGCCAGTGCTGCGGCTTTAATTTGGCTGATCAATTTTTATGTTCCAGCGGGGCCCCTATTGAGGATTTTCTTCCCAATTCCCGTAGCACTAATTTATTTACGGTGGCATCGGCGGGCGGCCTGGATGGGGGCTATTGTGAGTGCGTTGTTGCTATCGGTTTTGATGGGGCCGCCCCGCAGTCTCCAATATCTATTGCCTCACGGAATTTTGGGTGTCGTGTTAGGGGGACTCTGGAAGCAAAAAGCACCTTGGCATATTTCCCTATTCTGGGGAGCGGTTCTGGGAAGTATTGGCTTTTTCTTTCAGATCCTGGTGGTGTCGGCTTTGCTGGGGGAAAACCTCTGGATTTACGTCAACCAACAAGTCACCAGCTTTTTGGACTGGGCCTTAGTGCAATTGGGGATTTTGCTGATTCCTAGTTTTGGCTTAGTTCAGGCCACGGCGGTAGTTCTCGTCTTTTGCCAATCCTATGTCTATGCCTTGATTGTGCACATGGTGGCTTGGCGGCTCTTGGCCCGGCTTGGGAATCCCATCCCCGATCCACCGGCCTGGTTAGAGGCGGTTTTAGTTGATCGAGATGTCTAA
- a CDS encoding DUF4351 domain-containing protein, with product MLGFTASELQKSRFYQEVKAEGLEEGRQEGLKQEAFSLVFRQLQRKLGDLPTTLSRQVAELPLAQLENLGEALLEFQDVSELQA from the coding sequence ATGTTAGGGTTCACAGCCTCAGAACTACAAAAGAGCCGTTTTTATCAAGAGGTCAAAGCCGAGGGCCTGGAGGAGGGACGGCAAGAAGGGTTAAAACAGGAAGCTTTTTCTCTCGTATTTCGGCAATTACAGCGCAAGTTGGGTGATTTACCAACCACGCTATCTAGGCAAGTAGCAGAATTGCCATTGGCTCAATTAGAGAATTTAGGTGAGGCTTTACTCGAGTTTCAAGATGTTTCAGAACTCCAGGCCTAG
- a CDS encoding DUF2997 domain-containing protein, with product METLEFVIYPDGRVVERVTGVSGSSCAEVTAAIEAELGCVISQQPTSDYFASTLTQRQETPAQVSFSEW from the coding sequence ATGGAAACGCTGGAGTTTGTCATTTATCCGGATGGGCGAGTTGTGGAGCGGGTGACGGGAGTTTCTGGCTCGTCTTGCGCGGAAGTGACGGCGGCCATCGAAGCAGAATTGGGCTGTGTCATCAGTCAGCAACCCACCTCGGACTATTTTGCCTCCACCTTGACCCAACGCCAAGAAACTCCGGCGCAAGTTAGTTTCAGTGAGTGGTAG
- a CDS encoding CAAD domain-containing protein has product MSETYDFHQPSEHQGHEAEPSPVDAAPEVSYAEPAPLAIETEPGTIAPLSPEPTPAGMSDEQMQQIREKLYWLLTVFPEQIGNFFGEYKQPLTTAAIVVATIPFVALAVAILEVIETIPLLAPTFELIGFGFSSWFVYRYLLFAKSRKEFVQNIEDYKKQILGSIEPPQS; this is encoded by the coding sequence ATGAGCGAAACTTACGACTTTCATCAACCTTCTGAGCACCAAGGTCATGAAGCAGAACCCTCGCCTGTGGATGCTGCCCCAGAAGTCAGTTACGCTGAACCTGCACCGTTAGCCATTGAAACTGAGCCGGGTACCATTGCCCCCCTTTCTCCAGAACCCACCCCAGCCGGGATGAGCGATGAGCAAATGCAGCAAATTCGGGAAAAACTCTACTGGCTCTTGACGGTGTTCCCAGAACAGATCGGAAACTTCTTTGGGGAATACAAACAACCCCTCACCACTGCTGCCATTGTTGTTGCCACGATTCCCTTTGTTGCTCTGGCCGTAGCAATTCTAGAAGTTATTGAGACCATTCCTCTCTTAGCCCCGACTTTTGAACTGATTGGGTTTGGCTTTAGCAGTTGGTTTGTCTATCGCTACTTGTTATTTGCCAAAAGCCGGAAGGAATTTGTCCAGAATATTGAGGACTACAAGAAACAAATTTTGGGGAGCATTGAACCCCCACAATCCTGA
- a CDS encoding SDR family oxidoreductase: MNILTTSQQEGLAGKVIAITGASSGIGEAAARFLATKGSKVVLGARRIENLKTIADEIQSAGGEVCFTSLDVTQKEQLEKFIQFAQVQFGRVDVLVSNAGLMPLSLLEQLKVEEWDRMIDVNLKGVLYGIAAALPVFKAQNSGHFVNITSIADRWVGPTSTIYSATKHAVRVVSEGLRQEMGNTIRVTIIAPGATESELPNTISDSEMKKTVIEQFRIDLIPAEAIARAIAYAVEQPADVDVNEIVVRPTAQKY, encoded by the coding sequence ATGAATATACTTACCACGTCACAACAGGAAGGACTCGCAGGAAAGGTCATCGCTATTACCGGTGCCAGCAGTGGAATTGGTGAAGCTGCCGCACGTTTTTTGGCGACCAAAGGCTCCAAAGTCGTCTTAGGCGCTCGGCGCATCGAAAATTTAAAGACCATCGCAGACGAAATTCAGTCCGCCGGAGGAGAAGTTTGCTTCACCTCTTTGGATGTTACGCAAAAAGAACAACTGGAAAAATTTATCCAGTTTGCACAAGTACAATTCGGGCGTGTTGACGTGCTGGTGAGCAATGCGGGCTTGATGCCGCTCTCTTTGCTTGAACAATTGAAGGTAGAAGAATGGGACAGAATGATTGACGTAAACTTGAAAGGCGTGTTGTATGGCATTGCGGCGGCGTTGCCGGTTTTCAAAGCCCAGAACTCTGGTCATTTTGTCAACATTACATCGATCGCCGACAGGTGGGTCGGCCCTACATCCACGATTTATAGCGCTACGAAGCACGCCGTGCGTGTGGTATCAGAAGGTCTGAGGCAGGAAATGGGCAACACCATCCGGGTGACAATAATAGCCCCAGGAGCGACCGAATCGGAACTGCCCAATACAATTTCAGACTCTGAAATGAAAAAGACCGTAATAGAGCAGTTTCGCATTGACCTAATTCCTGCCGAAGCCATTGCACGCGCCATCGCCTATGCTGTGGAGCAACCCGCCGACGTGGACGTGAACGAAATTGTGGTGCGGCCAACCGCGCAAAAATACTGA
- a CDS encoding phosphoglucomutase/phosphomannomutase family protein yields the protein MFWQGITSSSPIKFGTDGWRGVIGAEFTFERLIRAAQAAALVLNTTYGPSTHSQQIIVGYDRRFLAEEFAQAVAETLKDLGFDVLLANQFAPTPAFSWAVKQHKALGALVITASHNPGIYSGLKVKGAFAGSVPPEVTEKIEEELTRPHLHVQARTGSMTPFDPWPSYCQALQQKVDLPAIQTAIKTHHLTVWADVMHGSAAGGLGRILGQPIHELNSGRDPLFSGGAPEPIGKYLQASCARIRQAAQETQGKTVGLVFDGDADRIAAIDAQGNLLTAQQLIPILIDHLTVQHGYRGEVIKSISSSDLIPKVVALHGLSLYETPIGFKYIGDRMLMGGDVLLGGEESGGIGYGNHTPERDALLSALYVLEAVVKSGLDLAAYYQSLQVKTGFTSYYDRIDLHLPNLAAKDNLQHLLETNPPQTVLETPVEKLQTIDGFKFHLGDHGWLLIRFSGTEPLLRLYCESISPERVQATLNWAKAWAETIS from the coding sequence ATGTTTTGGCAAGGGATTACCAGCAGCAGTCCAATCAAATTTGGGACTGATGGGTGGCGGGGAGTTATTGGCGCAGAGTTTACCTTTGAGCGGCTAATTCGGGCTGCCCAGGCCGCGGCCTTAGTCCTTAATACCACCTATGGCCCGTCCACCCACAGTCAGCAGATTATTGTTGGCTATGATCGGCGGTTCCTTGCAGAAGAATTTGCCCAGGCCGTGGCGGAAACGCTGAAAGACTTGGGGTTTGATGTTCTCTTGGCGAATCAATTTGCCCCCACGCCGGCCTTTAGTTGGGCCGTTAAACAACACAAGGCGTTGGGTGCGCTCGTGATTACGGCCAGCCATAACCCTGGCATCTACTCCGGTCTGAAAGTGAAAGGGGCCTTTGCTGGTTCTGTGCCGCCGGAAGTGACCGAAAAAATTGAGGAGGAATTAACTCGCCCCCATCTCCATGTCCAGGCCCGCACCGGCAGCATGACACCATTTGACCCTTGGCCGAGTTATTGCCAGGCCTTGCAGCAAAAAGTTGATTTACCTGCGATTCAAACTGCCATAAAAACCCACCACCTGACGGTTTGGGCCGATGTGATGCACGGATCCGCAGCGGGAGGTTTAGGGCGTATTTTGGGACAACCCATTCATGAACTTAATAGCGGCCGAGATCCCCTCTTTAGTGGTGGCGCACCGGAACCGATTGGGAAATATCTCCAGGCCAGTTGTGCCAGAATTCGCCAGGCCGCCCAGGAAACCCAGGGGAAAACCGTTGGCTTGGTTTTTGACGGTGATGCGGATCGGATTGCGGCCATTGATGCCCAAGGAAATTTATTAACCGCCCAACAGTTAATCCCAATTTTGATTGATCACTTAACGGTGCAGCATGGCTATCGGGGCGAGGTGATTAAATCCATCAGTAGTTCTGATTTGATTCCCAAGGTGGTAGCCTTACATGGTCTCAGCCTCTATGAAACCCCGATTGGCTTTAAGTACATTGGTGATCGGATGCTCATGGGTGGAGATGTCCTTTTAGGAGGGGAAGAGTCCGGCGGCATCGGCTATGGCAACCATACTCCTGAACGGGATGCGCTGTTGTCGGCACTCTATGTTTTGGAGGCAGTAGTTAAGTCGGGCCTGGATTTAGCGGCTTACTATCAGTCTCTCCAAGTTAAAACCGGGTTTACATCCTACTACGACCGAATTGATCTTCATCTGCCCAATCTAGCAGCCAAAGACAACCTCCAGCATCTTCTAGAAACGAATCCGCCCCAAACTGTTCTCGAAACTCCCGTTGAAAAATTACAAACCATTGATGGCTTTAAGTTCCATTTAGGGGATCACGGTTGGCTATTGATTCGCTTTAGTGGTACCGAGCCGTTATTACGCCTTTACTGCGAAAGTATTTCCCCAGAGCGGGTGCAAGCCACCTTGAATTGGGCCAAGGCCTGGGCAGAAACCATCAGTTAG
- a CDS encoding Bax inhibitor-1 family protein has translation MSSTSNFRDAIRQAQSSAIVGPSVIANALPFVGGGLVLTSVGAWGGLGVISSAPQLFMPTFIVAIIASIALFFVARGVAESGNKAAALPLLAAYSLLTGYTLAGLLFVALQTKGVGIGGIGIAALGCGVTFIAARPIGSNLSDKDGMALTKTIQLGIMALFVVILAQVLFAVFGIFTPTFLEIAISGIGVILFVGAAVVDFYVLPRTYQDDQYLPAALSMYLTYVNLFIFILRLLIALNGRD, from the coding sequence GTGAGTAGTACCAGTAATTTTCGGGACGCGATTCGCCAGGCCCAAAGTAGTGCCATCGTTGGCCCCAGTGTGATTGCCAATGCCCTGCCCTTTGTCGGGGGTGGCTTAGTTTTAACGTCGGTCGGGGCCTGGGGTGGCCTGGGGGTCATTTCCTCAGCACCACAGCTATTCATGCCCACCTTTATCGTGGCGATTATTGCTTCCATAGCGTTGTTCTTTGTTGCTCGCGGTGTGGCTGAGTCTGGGAATAAGGCGGCGGCACTACCTCTTTTGGCAGCTTATAGTTTGCTGACGGGTTATACCTTGGCTGGCTTATTATTTGTGGCTCTCCAAACTAAGGGGGTCGGCATTGGTGGCATCGGGATTGCGGCCCTTGGCTGTGGCGTGACCTTTATTGCGGCCCGGCCGATTGGCTCCAATTTGTCCGATAAAGATGGCATGGCCCTGACCAAGACAATCCAGTTGGGGATTATGGCGCTGTTCGTGGTGATTTTGGCTCAGGTTCTCTTTGCTGTTTTTGGAATTTTCACACCAACCTTTCTCGAAATTGCCATTTCTGGAATTGGGGTGATCCTGTTTGTGGGTGCAGCGGTGGTGGACTTTTATGTGCTCCCTCGTACCTATCAAGATGATCAATATCTGCCTGCTGCCTTGTCCATGTACCTGACCTATGTCAACCTGTTTATCTTTATCCTGCGGCTGTTGATTGCCTTGAATGGTCGGGATTAA
- a CDS encoding DUF389 domain-containing protein: MSQFMRYWQGLVEQVIHFRRNRASSEELAQLRSLLWHESDPDISYLVLIVGSCLIATLGLLSNSAAVIIGAMIVAPLMMPIRGLALAVLIGDLALFRLACTAIVVGTLIAIVISSSLGLITSIPIYGSEIMARSQPNLLDLGIAVAAGAVGGYALVQPKISSTLAGVAIAVALMPPVCTIGLGLAQSNLSLARGATLLYLTNLLGIAFACMVVFWLSGYVSLKKGRRPIALGVVLTGLLVIPLGISFGRLLRQNRLEANIRSALVNRTLTFQRLDLFRMETNWSTDPPTVNLDVRASEPVTPNQVELLQQFISREMGQPLRLVFRFSNVEEVTSDPPTTTELPL, from the coding sequence ATGAGTCAATTCATGCGCTATTGGCAGGGACTGGTTGAGCAAGTCATTCATTTTCGCCGGAATCGAGCCTCCAGTGAGGAATTAGCCCAACTCCGCTCGCTCCTATGGCATGAGAGTGATCCCGATATTTCCTACCTGGTTTTGATTGTTGGTTCTTGTCTGATTGCGACCTTGGGCCTGTTGAGTAATAGTGCGGCCGTGATTATTGGCGCGATGATTGTTGCACCCTTGATGATGCCGATTCGTGGTCTGGCTTTAGCGGTTTTGATTGGGGACTTAGCTCTTTTTCGCCTTGCTTGTACGGCAATTGTTGTTGGGACATTGATTGCAATTGTGATCTCCTCTAGCCTGGGATTAATTACCAGCATTCCCATCTATGGCAGTGAGATTATGGCCCGTTCCCAACCCAATTTGCTGGACTTGGGCATTGCGGTTGCGGCTGGGGCTGTGGGGGGGTATGCCTTGGTGCAGCCGAAAATTTCTAGTACCTTAGCGGGGGTCGCCATTGCCGTCGCCTTAATGCCACCTGTTTGTACCATTGGCCTGGGCCTGGCCCAAAGCAACCTCAGCCTGGCTCGGGGGGCAACTCTACTCTACTTAACTAACCTTTTAGGAATCGCCTTTGCCTGTATGGTGGTGTTTTGGCTCTCCGGTTATGTCTCTCTGAAAAAAGGACGGCGACCGATTGCCCTTGGCGTGGTGTTGACGGGCCTCTTAGTTATTCCTTTAGGGATCAGTTTTGGTCGTCTGCTGCGGCAAAACCGCCTTGAAGCCAATATCCGCAGTGCCTTAGTGAATCGAACCTTAACCTTTCAACGCCTGGATCTATTTCGGATGGAGACCAATTGGAGTACCGACCCGCCAACCGTGAATCTTGATGTACGCGCTTCGGAACCCGTGACCCCTAATCAGGTTGAACTACTCCAGCAGTTTATTTCCCGAGAAATGGGTCAGCCTCTGCGGTTAGTCTTTCGCTTTTCTAATGTGGAAGAAGTTACCAGTGATCCCCCAACTACCACTGAGCTACCTCTGTGA
- a CDS encoding DUF922 domain-containing Zn-dependent protease, with protein sequence MALLFSWLGLGQAWVASPMIHSQVNYYGITGTSALALRQQMNRLGPSGQNGRRFDAYTKWHVAWRYRYGLVGGSCRMTSLAVKTDITYTMPQWQNFQQARRSLQQQWHRYYQALQMHEDGHSNHGRAATQEIWQRLSNLTQPTCASMGQVANQAAQGIIRRYAQKDIDYDRQTGHGRTQGAIFP encoded by the coding sequence TTGGCTTTACTCTTCAGTTGGCTTGGATTGGGCCAGGCCTGGGTGGCATCTCCCATGATTCACAGTCAGGTCAATTACTATGGCATTACTGGGACAAGTGCATTAGCGTTACGTCAACAAATGAATCGACTCGGGCCATCCGGTCAAAATGGCAGACGCTTTGATGCTTACACGAAATGGCACGTGGCCTGGCGGTATCGTTACGGCTTGGTTGGGGGCAGTTGTCGCATGACCTCTTTGGCTGTCAAGACTGACATTACCTACACCATGCCCCAATGGCAAAACTTTCAACAAGCGCGCCGTTCACTTCAACAGCAATGGCACCGCTACTACCAGGCCCTGCAAATGCATGAAGACGGTCACAGCAATCACGGTCGTGCCGCCACCCAGGAAATCTGGCAACGTTTAAGCAATCTCACACAACCCACCTGTGCTTCTATGGGGCAAGTTGCCAATCAAGCCGCCCAAGGGATTATCCGCCGCTACGCCCAAAAGGACATTGACTATGATCGCCAAACTGGCCATGGCCGTACCCAAGGAGCCATTTTCCCCTAA
- a CDS encoding DUF2887 domain-containing protein: MRTDKLFYAIFLFQTRLITELIPGLPANCEFEYSAPVVKESEYRIDGVFTPVAEDPGLPIVFIEAQMQPDAGFYGRFFAEVHVYLHQYQVIRPWQGLLILASRQHELGVDVPYRLYLEQQVQKLYLEDLATATDLSPGQALLQLIVIEASQTPQAAQNLIQSLANTSDFTQWLDLIEAILGNKFPDLNLEEIRKMLGLQAEDLSHTRLYQDVLQIGRQEGEKLGEQKGESKVIVRQLGRKLGGVDASLENQITSLTSEQLELLGEALLSFQDVSELQAWLATSH; this comes from the coding sequence ATGAGAACGGATAAGTTATTTTATGCGATTTTTCTATTTCAGACTCGTTTGATTACGGAATTGATCCCCGGCCTGCCCGCAAATTGTGAGTTTGAATACAGTGCACCGGTTGTTAAGGAATCGGAATATCGGATTGATGGTGTGTTTACGCCAGTTGCTGAAGATCCAGGCCTGCCGATTGTGTTTATTGAAGCCCAGATGCAACCAGATGCGGGGTTTTATGGCCGATTTTTTGCTGAGGTTCATGTCTATTTGCATCAATATCAAGTGATCCGACCCTGGCAAGGTTTGCTGATCCTGGCTTCTCGGCAACATGAGCTTGGTGTTGATGTCCCCTATCGGCTGTATTTGGAACAGCAGGTGCAGAAATTGTATTTAGAGGATTTGGCTACAGCAACAGATTTATCCCCAGGCCAGGCCTTGCTACAGTTGATCGTCATCGAAGCATCCCAAACCCCCCAGGCGGCCCAGAACCTCATCCAATCCCTAGCCAACACCTCTGATTTTACCCAATGGCTAGATTTGATTGAGGCTATATTAGGAAATAAGTTTCCTGATTTAAATTTGGAGGAAATTCGTAAAATGCTCGGACTGCAAGCAGAAGACCTCAGCCACACCAGGCTTTATCAAGATGTACTCCAAATTGGACGGCAAGAAGGGGAGAAACTTGGAGAACAAAAAGGCGAGTCAAAAGTAATTGTTCGTCAACTAGGGCGTAAATTAGGTGGTGTTGATGCCTCTCTTGAAAATCAGATTACATCCTTAACGTCTGAACAATTAGAGTTACTCGGTGAAGCGTTGCTTAGTTTTCAGGATGTATCAGAATTACAGGCCTGGTTAGCCACAAGCCATTGA
- the lipA gene encoding lipoyl synthase: MAVKPDWLRVKAPQWQRVGDVKSLLRDLNLNTVCEEASCPNIGECFQQGTATFLIMGPACTRACPYCDIDFTKKPLALDPTEPIRLAEAVGRLNLNHVVITSVNRDDLVDGGASQFVRCIEQIRQRSPQTTIEVLIPDLCGNWQALDLILQAQPDVLNHNTETVPRLYRRTRPQGDYQRTLALLKRVRAVAPWTYTKSGMMAGLGETNAEVEAVMQDLRAVDCDILTLGQYLQPSPKHLPVSEFITPAQFQAWQTLGESLGFLQVVSSPLTRSSYHAEEVRRLMTQYPRSRPHTAP, encoded by the coding sequence ATGGCAGTTAAGCCAGATTGGCTGCGGGTCAAAGCTCCCCAATGGCAACGGGTGGGGGATGTTAAAAGCTTGCTGCGAGATTTAAATCTCAATACGGTCTGTGAAGAAGCCTCCTGTCCGAATATTGGCGAATGTTTCCAGCAAGGCACCGCTACGTTTTTGATTATGGGGCCGGCCTGTACCCGCGCTTGTCCCTATTGCGATATTGACTTTACCAAAAAGCCTTTAGCCTTAGACCCCACGGAACCAATCCGATTAGCCGAAGCTGTTGGCCGTCTGAATCTGAATCATGTGGTAATTACGTCGGTGAATCGGGATGATCTGGTTGATGGGGGGGCGAGTCAATTTGTCCGTTGTATTGAGCAAATCCGGCAACGTTCCCCCCAAACCACGATTGAAGTATTGATTCCAGATCTGTGCGGCAATTGGCAAGCCCTTGATTTAATTCTCCAGGCCCAGCCCGATGTTCTGAATCACAACACAGAAACCGTCCCCCGCCTATACCGAAGAACCCGTCCCCAAGGGGATTACCAGCGGACTTTGGCCTTACTCAAGCGTGTCCGAGCGGTGGCTCCCTGGACCTATACCAAGTCGGGCATGATGGCGGGATTGGGGGAAACAAACGCCGAAGTTGAAGCTGTGATGCAGGACTTACGGGCCGTGGATTGTGACATTCTGACTCTGGGGCAATATCTCCAACCCAGCCCGAAGCATTTGCCCGTGTCTGAATTTATTACCCCGGCCCAGTTCCAGGCCTGGCAAACCTTAGGGGAATCCTTAGGCTTTTTACAGGTCGTTTCATCCCCCTTAACCCGTAGCTCCTACCATGCCGAAGAAGTCCGCCGTCTGATGACCCAATATCCCCGTAGCCGTCCCCACACTGCTCCCTGA
- a CDS encoding proline--tRNA ligase: MRLSQMLFVTLRESPAEAEIPSHKLLLRAGYIRRVGSGVYVYLPLLWRVLQKISAIVREEMNATGATECLLPQIQPAELWQESGRWDTYTKAEGIMFALTDRQGRQLGLGPTHEEVITAVARDMIRSYRQLPLHLYQIQSKFRDEIRPRFGLMRGREFIMKDGYSFHADTNSLKATYQDMYQAYTNILSRCGLTFRAVEADSGAIGGAGSHEFMVLADAGEDEVLYTADGNYAANVEKAISRPTAAIPSTFTTYEERPTPGTDTIEKLATVANCDPSQIVKNVLYEASLDNGFTLLVLVSIRGDQAINEVKLQNALTNLAPEYGGKAVLSLTVPDANAQQRWAKQPLPLGYLSPGLADTWIKPPKPASTDDEGPVEIILPKFVRLVDQTAVDLKNFVTGADQPGVHGFGANWNVQYPLPKTVVDVRKAQSGDLAVHDPSQTLETARGIEIGHIFQLGTKYSQALGATYTSESGEEIPLVMGCYGIGVSRLAQAAVEQSYDKDGIIWPLAIAPYQAIVVIPNITDAKQVEVATQLYEQLNEAGIETLLDDRDERAGVKFKDADLIGIPFRIVTGRALAQGKVEVVKRATKESEEIAIETVVETLGAWCKG; this comes from the coding sequence ATGCGTCTCTCCCAGATGCTCTTTGTCACCTTGCGCGAAAGCCCTGCTGAGGCCGAAATTCCCAGTCATAAATTGCTCTTACGGGCGGGATATATTCGCCGGGTGGGGAGTGGGGTCTATGTTTATCTACCCTTGCTCTGGCGAGTTTTACAAAAAATTAGTGCCATTGTCCGCGAGGAAATGAATGCTACGGGGGCCACGGAATGTTTACTGCCCCAAATTCAACCGGCTGAACTGTGGCAAGAATCGGGCCGCTGGGATACCTACACCAAAGCTGAGGGGATTATGTTTGCCCTGACGGATCGGCAAGGTCGGCAACTGGGCCTGGGGCCAACCCATGAAGAAGTGATTACGGCCGTGGCCCGGGACATGATTCGCTCTTACCGTCAGTTACCGTTACATCTCTATCAAATTCAGTCCAAATTCCGGGATGAAATTCGGCCGCGGTTTGGCTTGATGCGGGGCCGGGAATTCATCATGAAAGATGGCTATTCGTTCCATGCCGACACCAACAGTCTCAAAGCCACCTACCAGGATATGTACCAGGCCTACACGAATATTTTGAGCCGCTGTGGGTTGACGTTTCGAGCAGTGGAAGCGGATTCTGGGGCGATTGGCGGGGCCGGTTCCCATGAGTTTATGGTCTTAGCTGATGCCGGGGAAGATGAAGTTCTCTATACCGCTGATGGGAATTATGCGGCCAATGTGGAAAAAGCGATTTCCCGGCCCACGGCTGCAATTCCGTCAACGTTCACCACCTATGAAGAACGCCCAACTCCCGGAACAGACACGATTGAAAAACTGGCGACCGTTGCGAACTGTGACCCGAGCCAAATTGTCAAAAATGTCCTCTACGAAGCCAGCTTAGATAATGGGTTTACCTTGTTGGTGTTGGTCAGTATTCGGGGCGACCAGGCCATCAATGAAGTTAAACTGCAAAACGCCTTAACCAACCTTGCACCCGAGTATGGCGGTAAAGCCGTGTTATCCCTGACGGTTCCTGATGCCAATGCTCAACAACGCTGGGCCAAACAACCCTTACCTTTGGGTTATCTCAGTCCCGGCCTGGCGGATACATGGATTAAACCACCCAAACCGGCCTCCACTGATGATGAGGGGCCTGTAGAAATCATCCTGCCAAAGTTTGTGCGCTTGGTGGATCAAACAGCAGTTGACCTGAAAAACTTTGTCACCGGAGCCGATCAACCGGGAGTTCATGGTTTTGGGGCCAACTGGAACGTTCAATATCCCTTACCCAAAACCGTTGTTGATGTTCGCAAGGCCCAGTCCGGGGATTTAGCGGTTCATGATCCGAGCCAAACGTTAGAAACTGCCCGCGGCATTGAAATTGGGCATATTTTCCAACTGGGGACGAAATATTCTCAAGCTCTCGGGGCTACCTATACCTCGGAGTCCGGTGAAGAAATTCCCTTGGTTATGGGCTGTTATGGCATAGGAGTGTCGCGCTTGGCCCAGGCCGCGGTGGAGCAATCCTACGATAAAGATGGGATTATTTGGCCCCTGGCGATTGCCCCCTATCAGGCGATTGTGGTCATTCCCAATATTACTGATGCCAAACAAGTGGAAGTGGCGACCCAACTCTATGAGCAACTCAATGAAGCTGGAATTGAAACCCTTTTGGATGATCGGGATGAACGGGCCGGGGTCAAGTTCAAAGATGCAGACTTAATTGGGATTCCCTTTCGGATTGTTACCGGCCGGGCTTTGGCGCAGGGCAAGGTAGAAGTCGTTAAACGGGCCACCAAAGAGTCTGAGGAAATTGCGATTGAAACGGTGGTTGAAACTCTCGGGGCCTGGTGCAAGGGATAA